Below is a window of Brachyspira hampsonii DNA.
ATTTTAAGCAGATTTAATATTTCTAAAAGTGTAGAAAAGTTAGAAAATGTTTTTAGACTTGGAATAAGGAAGTTTACAGGTTCTGAAATAGTAAGTTATGCTACAGGTGCTTTTTATCATGATGTAGCTATGCTTAATATGACAGATTTTGTACCTACAGATGATTTTATTAAAGACGGCGATTTCAAAGATTTCCATACAGCTAAGGCATATTACTTCTTGAAATATATATTGAATCAGAAAGATGAATCCTCTTTAATTGTAGGACTTCATCATGAATGCTATGGCTATGGCAGCGGAATATTAAAGAATTTTATGGATAAAAAAATAAATGATCCTAAACATAAAATTGATTTTTTAATGAGTTTTGAAACAGAAGATATTATCAATGCGGATGTGCTTGCATATTTTCCTGCTAAAATGTTTGAGGTAGTGGATATATACGATACATTAAGTTTTATGGAAGGGCGTAGAAATAAAAATCCTCAGGAAGTTGCATTGTTTATGAAGAAAATGTTTACAGAAAATAAAATTGCAGTAGACCCTATAATATTAGATTTATTTATTCAATTTTTATCTGATGTAAAAGGTATAGAAGTTATAGAAGAATAGCATTATTAATTTATTTGATAATTTATATTTGACTTTTAACAATAAAAATATATAATCAATAATGTTATGTATAATGTTATAGTAGCTGGTTCAACCGATTTTACAAGAGATTGTATCTTACAATTAATGGAATTAGATAATGTTAATCTTAATGGAGTAATATCTCCTATAGATACCAAAAAAGATAGAAAAGGAAATATTATCAATTCTCCTGTAGTAGAAATTGCTTTAGATAAGCATCTTAATCTTTTTCAGCCGGAGAGTATAAATAAAGATGATTTCTATAATACTTTATTAGATTTATCTCCAGATTTTTTAATAATAGTAGCTTATGGTAAAATTTTAAATAAGAGAACATTATCATTGCCTAAAATTATGCCTCTTAATATTCATGGTTCTCTATTGCCTGTTCTTAGAGGGGCAAGTCCTGTTGAACATGCTTTGCTTTATGGTTTTGAAAAAAGCGGTACTACATTGCAGAAAATGGATATAAAATTAGATGAAGGTGATATTATTCTTCAGCATGAGGTTAGTATAGATAAAGATTGGCAATTTAATGATTTATATGATAAAATAAAAGAAAGCGGAGTATATTTGCTTAAAGAGTTTTTTAAAGATACTAATAAATATATATCTGGTATGGTAAAGCAAGATGATTCTTTGGCTACTTATTGCAGTAAAATAAAAAAAGAGGACGGCAAGCTTGATTTTTCAAAGGATGCACTTAGTTTGCATAATATGACTAGGGCTTTTGTAAGATGGCCTACAGCTTATTGTTTTTACAAAAATATTTCTATAAAAGTTTTTAATAGTGAATATATATATAAAGATAATAATACTGATTTTGGTAAAATAGTAGATATTAATAATAATGGTATTTATATAAATGCCCTTAATGGTGTATATGTTATAAAAGAACTTCAAAGAGAAGGAAAAAAAAGACAGACTGTTAAAGAGTTTTTATGCGGAAATAAACTAGTTGTAGGAGAATATTTTAATTAAAAGTGGAGTATGATTATAAATTATGGCTAAAATAAAAGAATTTTTTAATAAATTACTATTCTTTATAAAAAAAATCATAAATAAAATTTTACCTGATGGGATAATCAGCGATCCTAAGTCATTTTTGGTATTTAAAAGATTAATAGTTTTCGCTATTTTGCTTTTTGTTATACAAGGTATTGTTGTTACTTTAATAGTATTTATAGTTGTTAAATCTGGAGGAGAATCATTTAAACTTCCAGATGTTCAAGGAAAGGAAATATTTGAAGCATTTAATTTATTAGAAAAAGAGGGTATGAATCTTAATGTGCAAACACACTATTTTGATAATTATCCATTAGGTACTATTGTAAGTCAGGAGCCTAAAAGCGGAGTAAATGTAAAAAGAGGAAGAACAGTATATTTGGTGGTAAATGTTGCAGAGCAGGCTATTGTAAAAATGCCGGATGTTACAGGCATGAAGTATAATGAAGCTGTTAGTATAATCAGTAATAAAGTTTTAAATAGCATGACTAATGTAAACCTTTTGCCTAAAGTAAATATATCTGATGATATG
It encodes the following:
- the fmt gene encoding methionyl-tRNA formyltransferase; this translates as MELDNVNLNGVISPIDTKKDRKGNIINSPVVEIALDKHLNLFQPESINKDDFYNTLLDLSPDFLIIVAYGKILNKRTLSLPKIMPLNIHGSLLPVLRGASPVEHALLYGFEKSGTTLQKMDIKLDEGDIILQHEVSIDKDWQFNDLYDKIKESGVYLLKEFFKDTNKYISGMVKQDDSLATYCSKIKKEDGKLDFSKDALSLHNMTRAFVRWPTAYCFYKNISIKVFNSEYIYKDNNTDFGKIVDINNNGIYINALNGVYVIKELQREGKKRQTVKEFLCGNKLVVGEYFN
- a CDS encoding PASTA domain-containing protein, yielding MAKIKEFFNKLLFFIKKIINKILPDGIISDPKSFLVFKRLIVFAILLFVIQGIVVTLIVFIVVKSGGESFKLPDVQGKEIFEAFNLLEKEGMNLNVQTHYFDNYPLGTIVSQEPKSGVNVKRGRTVYLVVNVAEQAIVKMPDVTGMKYNEAVSIISNKVLNSMTNVNLLPKVNISDDMYENDVVLSQIPAADEVVGVNAEIILTVNKKESNIQ